A single Nocardioides bizhenqiangii DNA region contains:
- a CDS encoding lipopolysaccharide biosynthesis protein produces the protein MSSTVDRTQPGDTTSSSVGGSRLLKVLRGSAGIAIAMAVMNVGTYAFQMVAARLLGPSQYGAVAGLMALLMVLSVVQLGLQATAARRIAAAPDDVAAIEQTVLTTTWRAALVLGGLALAASPAVWWLLRLDGLLPAVLLGLCVVPVTVMGGQAGVLQGERRWLPLSLVYLSVGVPRVLVGGLALAISATEASAMAGVLVASWLPVLVGSWALRNRKHGAIVTAHDREVRRDVRRETYASSIALLAFVALSNLDIVVARQVLDDHQAGLYAGGLIVTKAVLFLPQFAIVILFPSMSTAGESRAAVLRGLAFLTALGAACVAGAYLLSGVALVFIGGDDYDGVQDELWLFAVLGGLLSVLQLLVYAGLAKRGRWTKYLVWLGVIALLGAGALATSVTALAVTAAVIDLAVVALLVALQVFRGKAGTETLR, from the coding sequence GTGTCGAGCACCGTGGACCGCACGCAGCCCGGGGACACCACGTCCTCGTCGGTCGGCGGCTCACGCCTGCTCAAGGTGCTCCGCGGCAGCGCCGGCATCGCGATCGCGATGGCGGTCATGAACGTCGGAACCTACGCGTTCCAGATGGTCGCGGCCCGGTTGCTCGGCCCGAGCCAGTACGGCGCGGTCGCGGGCCTGATGGCGCTGCTGATGGTGCTGTCCGTCGTGCAGCTCGGCCTGCAGGCGACCGCGGCCCGCCGGATCGCCGCCGCACCCGACGACGTCGCCGCGATCGAGCAGACGGTGCTGACCACGACCTGGCGCGCCGCCCTCGTCCTCGGCGGGCTCGCCCTCGCCGCGTCCCCGGCCGTCTGGTGGTTGCTGCGCCTCGACGGGCTGCTGCCCGCGGTGCTGCTCGGGCTGTGCGTCGTACCCGTCACGGTCATGGGCGGCCAGGCCGGCGTCCTCCAGGGCGAGCGCCGCTGGCTGCCGCTGAGCCTGGTCTACCTCTCCGTCGGGGTCCCCCGCGTGCTGGTCGGCGGTCTCGCGCTCGCCATCTCCGCAACCGAGGCGAGCGCGATGGCCGGCGTGCTCGTCGCCTCGTGGCTGCCCGTCCTCGTCGGCAGCTGGGCGCTCCGCAACCGGAAGCACGGGGCCATCGTCACCGCCCACGACCGTGAGGTCCGCCGCGACGTACGCCGTGAGACCTACGCCAGCTCGATCGCCCTGCTCGCCTTCGTGGCCCTCTCCAACCTCGACATCGTCGTCGCCCGCCAGGTCCTCGACGACCACCAGGCCGGCCTCTACGCCGGCGGACTGATCGTCACCAAGGCGGTCCTGTTCCTGCCGCAGTTCGCGATCGTGATCCTGTTCCCGTCGATGTCCACCGCCGGCGAGAGCCGGGCCGCCGTCCTGCGCGGGCTCGCGTTCCTGACCGCGCTCGGCGCGGCCTGTGTCGCCGGCGCCTACCTGCTGAGCGGCGTCGCGCTCGTCTTCATCGGCGGCGACGACTACGACGGCGTGCAGGACGAGCTCTGGCTCTTCGCCGTCCTCGGCGGCCTGCTCTCCGTGCTCCAGCTGCTCGTCTACGCCGGTCTCGCCAAGCGCGGCCGCTGGACGAAGTACCTCGTCTGGCTCGGCGTGATCGCTCTCCTCGGTGCCGGCGCTCTCGCCACCTCGGTGACCGCCCTCGCTGTCACCGCTGCCGTCATCGACCTGGCTGTGGTGGCCTTGCTCGTCGCGCTCCAGGTGTTCCGCGGCAAGGCCGGTACCGAGACCCTCCGCTAG